One region of Diabrotica undecimpunctata isolate CICGRU chromosome 6, icDiaUnde3, whole genome shotgun sequence genomic DNA includes:
- the LOC140444309 gene encoding uncharacterized protein, with translation MSNHKATRAAYKGKISQILNQVKNSIVEVDIDIYEEILGKLRTYYEKYNEAYFMLLEDERFTDDKDNEMVDQIYYEAIKLIKGTMRRLNSQPSEAEPTLQPMAMEAKVNVTLPKINIPVFSHGNEEYGPFKELFKSLIMENESIPEVQKLLYLKTSVKGEAFKLLENIPVSGENLRLAWEVLDSRYANKAQLIKNIIKTLLNNKPIQHSNNLTNDLREMYTNTYNSWNKLKNLNLTPQQILDILMINMVEQRLDYGTKRALEFGSHAEEIQTFEEFLDSVKVHCEHLENLNHFKKTGPSLEIKRRASFHISNDSKAEECTYCKLNNHTITNCYKFNNLLNDQKYQYVKEHKLCIKCLKGHTDSCRSDIKCKYCAKDHHSQMHFRTKTESSSNINVKKDSKNNFTNNKNSANNGYKNKTNSKTDVNDNEASTSANTTVSSNNASSNQSTVVLLGTIQAYVYNVKGQKKVARILLDQGSQTSFCTEQFAEQLNLKPIDAKLQIRGIAEKASVSNKMLKLRLTTLNNKNKFNIKCHILPKITGDLPQLRINKDKLRLPENCSLADIEFNIPGRVDILLGADYAYDILLEGIIRLGKNLPILQNSKFGHILCGSVPRYALTDANSFVACVNNVHSTFSLHSNTEFSLEKYVKKFWELESIPEVMMDRTQDEVLEEHFQKNTIILQDGAFQVTLPENDQIKDLGSSRYQAEKRFRALENKFRTAPEAFLEYKQVIQEYIDSGHVEKVENSQEYKNVHNVQKYYMPHFAVIKTESSSTKVRVVFDCSAKTNTGLSLNDVLYKRMQVQPNLYKQRNAEQLMAELPANRVTPNRAFTNVMVDYGGYFHIKTSTLRKASLVKCYMAVFVCTVTKAVHLELVSDLSTEAYIMALKRFKSEVKAEIKNYCLNNFIEFKFLTPQAPHQGGLHEAGVKRAKYHIYRMLGDTKLTFEQFYTVLTQIEAVMNSRPLTPISNDTNHLSSLTPGHFLIGESLVNLPERDILNVNENRLSVYEKLTRIQQTFWKRWSLDYLSELQARNKWYLERDNLKLNDLVLLKDDNLPPMKWKLARVIKIHPGSDGKVRNVEVRTSTGIYTRPITKLCILPLEKEMLAFEKESLVNMTKIVDLKGKCNINLEKVTA, from the exons taaaattaataaaagggACAATGCGGAGGTTGAACAGCCAACCAAGTGAAGCTGAACCAACGCTGCAGCCAATGGCGATGGAAGCGAAAGTGAATGTCACTCTTCCTAAAATAAACATACCTGTGTTTTCACATGGAAATGAAGAATATGGTCCATTTAAAGAATTATTCAAGTCACTCATCATGGAGAACGAATCAATACCGGAAGTACAAAAGCTGCTATATTTAAAAACGTCTGTAAAAGGCGAGGCTTTTAAACTACTAGAAAACATACCCGTAAGTGGTGAAAACCTAAGGCTAGCATGGGAGGTGTTAGATTCACGATATGCAAATAAAGcgcaattaataaaaaatataattaaaaccctTTTAAATAATAAACCTATACAGCATTCAAACAATTTAACGAATGACCTACGGGAAATGTATACTAACACTTAtaatagttggaacaaactaaaaaatttaaatttaacaccCCAACAAATATTGGATATTCTTATGATCAATATGGTTGAGCAACGATTGGATTATGGTACAAAAAGGGCACTCGAATTTGGGTCGCATGCCGAAGAAATACAGACTTTTGAGGAGTTTTTAGACAGTGTAAAAGTACACTGTGAACATTTAGAAAATTTGAACCATTTCAAAAAGACAGGACCGTCTTTAGAAATAAAGAGGAGAGCTAGTTTCCATATTTCCAACGATAGCAAAGCCGAGGAATGTActtattgtaaattaaataaccaTACAATTACCAATTGCTATAAATTTAATAATCTTcttaacgatcaaaaatatcaatATGTTAAAGAGCATAAGCTTTGTATTAAATGTCTAAAAGGACATACAGATAGTTGTAGAAGCgatataaaatgtaaatattgCGCAAAAGACCATCATAGTCAAATGCATTTCAGAACTAAAACGGAGAGTTCTTCAAATATAAACGTGAAAAAAgattcaaaaaataattttactaataataaaaatagtgcCAATAATggctataaaaataaaacaaacagtaAAACGGATGTCAATGACAATGAGGCAAGTACGTCCGCAAATACAACTGTTAGTTCTAATAATGCTTCTAGTAATCAATCAACAGTTGTGTTGCTTGGTACTATCCAAGCGTACGTATATAATGTAAAGGGTCAGAAAAAGGTCGCCAGAATCCTGCTCGATCAAGGCAGCCAGACTTCTTTCTGCACAGAGCAATTTGCTGAACAATTGAATTTGAAACCTATAGATGCTAAGCTGCAGATAAGGGGCATCGCGGAAAAGGCTTCGGTgtcaaataaaatgttaaaattacgtTTGACAactttgaataataaaaataaatttaatattaaatgtcATATTTTGCCAAAAATCACTGGCGATTTGCCACAGttacgtataaataaagataagttGCGATTGCCGGAAAACTGTAGCCTGGCAGATATAGAATTTAATATACCGGGGAGGGTCGATATCTTGCTCGGAGCCGATTATGCTTATGATATATTGCTAGAAGGCATTATAAGACTTGGTAAAAATTTACCGATATTACAAAATTCCAAATTCGGACATATCTTGTGTGGTTCGGTTCCTCGATATGCACTGACGGATGCGAATTCTTTTGTAGCTTGTGTAAATAATGTTCACTCTACATTTTCACTCCATTCGAATACGGAATTTTcattagaaaaatatgtaaagaagTTCTGGGAATTGGAGAGCATCCCTGAAGTGATGATGGACCGGACGCAGGATGAAGTACTGGAGGAGCACTTTcagaaaaatacaataatactacAAGATGGTGCCTTTCAAGTTACTCTACCAGAAAATGATCAAATAAAAGATTTAGGAAGTTCAAGATACCAGGCAGAAAAGAGGTTTCGTGCATTGGAAAATAAATTTAGAACCGCTCCAGAAGCGTTCCTGGAATATAAACAAGTTATACAGGAGTATATAGACAGCGGACATGTTGAAAAGGTAGAAAATTCGCAGGAGTATAAAAatgtacataatgtacaaaaatactatatgccACATTTTGCGGTAATAAAAACAGAAAGCTCCTCTACGAAAGTGCGCGTCGTTTTTGACTGTTCAGCAAAAACGAATACTGGTTTGTCCTTGAATGATGTCCTATACAAAAGAATGCAAGTACAACCCAATTT GTATAAGCAGAGAAATGCCGAGCAGTTGATGGCAGAATTACCTGCCAATAGGGTAACGCCCAACCGAGCCTTTACAAATGTAATGGTAGACTATGGGggttattttcatattaaaacttCTACATTGCGAAAGGCCTCATTAGTTAAATGTTACATGGCAGTTTTTGTATGTACGGTTACAAAAGCCGTTCATTTGGAATTAGTTTCCGATTTGTCTACAGAGGCATATATAATGGCACTAAAACGTTTT AAGTCGGAGGTAAAGGCGGAAATAaagaattattgtttaaataatttcatagaatttaaatttttaacacctCAAGCACCCCATCAGGGTGGCTTACATGAAGCTGGCGTAAAAAGGGCCAAATATCACATTTATAGGATGTTAGGTGATACTAAATTAACTTTCGAACAATTCTATACGGTGCTAACCCAAATAGAGGCCGTAATGAACTCTCGCCCTCTGACACCCATCTCCAACGATACAAATCACTTAAGTAGTCTCACCCCGGGACATTTTCTAATAGGAGAAAGTCTAGTGAATTTACCTGAAAGggatattttaaatgttaatgaAAACAGACTGTCTGTATACGAAAAGTTAACTCGAATTCAACAAACCTTTTGGAAACGCTGGAGTTTAGACTATTTATCTGAACTCCAGGCCCGTAATAAGTGGTATTTAGAGCGGGACAATTTGAAATTGAATGACCTAGTCTTACTAAAAGACGATAATTTGCCACCAATGAAATGGAAATTGGCAAGAGTAATAAAAATACATCCGGGTTCGGACGGTAAGGTGCGAAATGTGGAAGTAAGGACATCTACTGGTATATATACCAGACCCATTACTAAATTATGTATTCTACCTTTAGAAAAGGAGATGCTGGCTTTCGAGAAGGAAAGTCTGGTAAATATGACTAAAATAGTAGACTTAAAGGGAAAATGTAACATTAACTTGGAAAAGGTTACGGCCTGA